A genomic window from Candidatus Eremiobacteraceae bacterium includes:
- a CDS encoding Uma2 family endonuclease, whose translation MREIVLPETKPALEWVNGRALQKVSPQRKHALAQSVFVSALLAWAMEHGTGRVGTEWEFRVQPPGEDRRPLVPDVAYLSYDTLSYEADDEADIPRVAPDAAVEIMSPGDLGRDIEEKIRVYLAAGASVVFLVDTNARAVTACDRIGRVTFDDRMMLSHSALPNFSMSVRSLFEQPKPRGR comes from the coding sequence ATGCGTGAAATCGTTTTGCCGGAAACCAAGCCGGCGCTCGAATGGGTCAACGGCCGGGCCCTCCAAAAGGTGAGCCCGCAGCGGAAGCATGCGCTCGCTCAAAGCGTTTTTGTTTCGGCGCTTCTTGCTTGGGCGATGGAGCATGGGACGGGCCGTGTCGGCACGGAATGGGAATTTCGCGTACAGCCGCCTGGCGAAGATCGCCGGCCGCTCGTGCCCGACGTCGCGTACCTATCGTACGACACGTTGTCGTACGAAGCAGATGATGAGGCCGACATTCCGCGCGTGGCGCCTGACGCCGCGGTGGAAATCATGTCGCCGGGTGATCTGGGGCGCGATATCGAGGAAAAAATCCGCGTGTATCTGGCCGCCGGTGCGAGCGTCGTGTTCCTGGTCGACACGAATGCTCGGGCCGTCACCGCGTGTGATCGCATCGGACGCGTCACGTTCGACGATCGGATGATGCTGTCACACAGCGCTCTCCCGAACTTTTCGATGAGCGTCCGATCGTTGTTCGAGCAACCAAAACCCAGAGGGCGTTAA
- the rpsI gene encoding 30S ribosomal protein S9, which translates to MAHTTGDVHGGTGRRKRAVARVRVTLGKGEISVNERPANEYFGRDSLMQIVRQPLEATNSLERFKVEVTAHGGGLTGQAGAIRHGVARALVQMDESLRPVLRKAGLLTRDPREKESKKYGRKRARKRFQFSKR; encoded by the coding sequence ATGGCACACACAACCGGCGATGTCCATGGCGGCACAGGCCGCCGCAAACGCGCGGTCGCGCGCGTCCGCGTCACCCTCGGCAAGGGCGAGATCAGCGTGAACGAGCGCCCTGCCAACGAATACTTCGGCCGCGATTCACTCATGCAGATAGTTCGGCAGCCGCTCGAGGCCACGAACAGCCTCGAGCGATTCAAGGTTGAAGTGACAGCGCACGGCGGTGGGCTGACCGGTCAAGCAGGCGCGATCCGTCACGGCGTCGCTCGCGCACTCGTGCAGATGGATGAGAGCCTTCGTCCGGTGCTTCGCAAGGCCGGATTGTTGACTCGCGATCCGCGCGAGAAAGAATCGAAGAAATACGGGCGCAAGCGCGCTCGCAAACGCTTCCAGTTCAGCAAGCGGTAA
- the rplM gene encoding 50S ribosomal protein L13 codes for MRTPLLAKNGVERTWYVVDAKGKTLGRLATRIAVVLQGKHKPDYTPHADTGDFVVVVNAEHVHLTGKKWTDKVYYKHSQFPGGLTERTAGEIRATHPTRIIEGAVRGMLPGNKLRATRLKRLRVFAGPEHEHTAQAPKELKTV; via the coding sequence ATGCGCACTCCCTTGCTTGCGAAAAACGGCGTCGAACGTACCTGGTACGTCGTCGACGCCAAAGGAAAAACTCTCGGACGCCTGGCCACTCGGATCGCCGTCGTCCTGCAGGGTAAGCACAAACCCGATTACACACCGCATGCCGACACCGGCGACTTCGTCGTGGTCGTCAATGCCGAGCACGTCCACCTCACCGGCAAGAAGTGGACGGACAAAGTCTATTATAAGCACTCGCAGTTTCCCGGCGGTCTGACCGAGCGCACCGCGGGCGAAATCCGCGCCACGCACCCAACCCGCATCATCGAAGGCGCCGTGCGCGGCATGCTGCCGGGCAACAAATTGCGGGCTACACGGCTCAAGCGCCTGCGAGTGTTCGCCGGCCCAGAGCACGAGCATACAGCGCAAGCTCCGAAAGAGTTGAAGACGGTCTGA
- a CDS encoding site-2 protease family protein, giving the protein MTPADQSGGLPPELLPPGYRIVTATHAAPHTSQDSTPPAHDGTSSRNSAAGAGAVGFMATLLALAAKFKGALLLLLNLKWILIAGKLLLSSGSLILSIWLWSTVFGWPFATGFVLLIFVHEMGHVIALYARGIKASVPIFIPFFGAFVAMREMPPNARIEAEIAIAGPLLGTAGAAVCHIVGLQGGGKIWFALASAAYFINLFNLLPIIPLDGGRVVAALSPKLWVVGLAGALAFALLRPGPGIAFIAVMIALSWQRIAAAFHPATATDPYYQVPSRERIAIAVAYFGLAALAAVGWHAAAVAAGH; this is encoded by the coding sequence ATGACTCCAGCTGATCAGAGCGGCGGATTGCCGCCAGAGTTGCTTCCTCCCGGCTACCGGATCGTCACCGCAACGCACGCCGCGCCGCACACGTCGCAAGACAGCACACCGCCGGCGCACGACGGCACGTCGTCGCGCAATAGTGCTGCGGGAGCCGGGGCTGTCGGGTTCATGGCAACGCTGCTCGCGCTCGCCGCCAAGTTCAAAGGCGCGCTGCTGCTACTGCTCAATCTCAAGTGGATACTGATCGCGGGCAAACTGCTGTTGTCGAGCGGTTCGCTCATTCTGAGCATCTGGCTTTGGTCCACAGTCTTCGGTTGGCCGTTTGCGACCGGCTTCGTCTTGCTGATCTTCGTGCACGAGATGGGCCACGTGATCGCGCTGTACGCGCGCGGCATCAAAGCGAGCGTGCCGATATTCATCCCATTTTTTGGGGCGTTCGTGGCGATGCGCGAGATGCCGCCGAACGCGCGCATCGAGGCGGAGATCGCTATCGCGGGCCCGCTGCTTGGCACCGCGGGCGCCGCTGTCTGCCATATCGTGGGTTTGCAAGGCGGCGGGAAGATCTGGTTTGCGCTTGCGTCCGCCGCCTATTTCATCAACTTGTTCAACCTGCTGCCGATCATACCGCTCGATGGCGGCCGCGTCGTGGCAGCTCTTTCGCCGAAGCTCTGGGTCGTCGGTCTCGCCGGAGCGCTCGCCTTTGCATTGTTGCGGCCCGGCCCGGGCATCGCGTTCATCGCTGTGATGATCGCGCTTTCGTGGCAGCGCATCGCGGCGGCGTTTCACCCGGCGACCGCGACCGATCCGTACTACCAAGTGCCGAGCCGTGAGAGGATCGCCATCGCCGTCGCGTATTTCGGGCTTGCGGCGCTTGCTGCCGTTGGTTGGCACGCAGCCGCCGTCGCCGCAGGTCATTAG
- the truA gene encoding tRNA pseudouridine(38-40) synthase TruA — translation MTQPGSRTIALVVEYDGAFSHGMQRQTDLPTVAGALDRALTALLGHDVQVVVAGRTDAGVHARGQVVSFVTTAPTDLRRMPVALSGMLRESHIAVLRAVERDADFSARRSALARTYRYRILNRPAPSPLERGRAFHVGARLDIEAMKAGAAMLVGEHDFAAFCATVPPGAVTRRAVTSLTLDLDGDMIDIWMTADSFLHNMVRITVGTLIEVGRGRRAPADIARLLAPATRRDAGFTAPAHALYLERVHYAEPL, via the coding sequence GTGACGCAACCGGGTTCACGCACGATAGCCCTCGTGGTCGAGTACGACGGCGCGTTCTCACACGGCATGCAACGTCAAACGGATCTGCCCACGGTGGCGGGAGCGCTCGACCGCGCGCTGACCGCGTTGCTCGGCCATGACGTCCAAGTGGTCGTCGCCGGCCGGACCGATGCCGGGGTCCATGCGCGAGGACAAGTCGTCTCTTTTGTTACGACCGCGCCAACCGATCTGCGGCGCATGCCGGTCGCATTGAGCGGTATGCTGCGCGAATCGCACATCGCAGTGCTCCGTGCTGTCGAACGCGACGCGGACTTCTCTGCGCGGCGTAGCGCGCTTGCTCGAACGTATCGTTACCGGATATTGAACCGGCCGGCGCCGTCGCCGCTCGAGCGGGGCCGCGCATTCCACGTCGGTGCGCGGCTCGACATCGAAGCGATGAAGGCCGGCGCGGCCATGCTCGTGGGCGAGCACGACTTCGCGGCATTCTGCGCGACGGTGCCGCCCGGCGCCGTCACGCGGCGTGCGGTGACGTCACTCACCCTCGATCTCGACGGAGATATGATCGACATCTGGATGACCGCCGACTCCTTTCTCCATAATATGGTGCGCATAACCGTCGGCACGTTGATCGAGGTCGGGCGCGGCCGACGCGCGCCGGCGGATATCGCGCGGCTGCTTGCGCCCGCAACGCGAAGGGACGCGGGCTTCACCGCGCCGGCCCACGCGCTCTACCTCGAGCGCGTACACTATGCGGAGCCGCTCTGA